caTAGAATTAATAGGTTTTTGAGTCTTAAGTGGCAAAAGCCTCAGCATTTCAGATAAATCTCTTAATTTCCTTGATCAAATATGTCTCTGGCCTCtcactaattattttttctaatcgTATTAGACAATTTCTATATATTAGATGAAGAAAGTTTGTTGCATGCTGATCAAACTATGTTGTGGctctcttatttaaaaaaaaaaaaagcacatttactGTAATTTAAGTCAGCATCCTTTCCTCTTGGTATGTAGTGAGTTCTAGGCAATATTGTACAATATGTGTATGAACTAGAATAGATTAGGTAGATTTAGTGGTCTGTAGCACTGGATCTTTTAATAACTATGTCTTTAAAAGGACCATGGGGAGCTCCGGGTACATTCCAAACCTGGTAACTGAGTAACAGGGCTTCTGTCTTAAGGAATGCCGAAAACTTCATATTGGCAATCATTTGGACATTATCTACCAGTAACAGCTAGTTAATCATGCTTTTCCTGGGTCCAGTGAGATGAATGCAACATTTTTGCAGGCTTTCTTGGGGAGTAGGAGACTAtatatgccaaaaaaaatgactttatttAATGACCCCATTGAAAAGCTCAGTTCCTCCATGCCTGGCAAATGTAACGTGTCTCTGTATGTCATCCCTCTAAAAGCTCTGCAAGCTCAAAGACGATTGGTTTCATTAAAATAGGACTACTTCCCATCGAGGACTATCTTCCGTATGTTTTTAATCATGCTGAAAGTTCACTGTCAGGGTAAAACAAAGTTATGCTTCCACTTGTGTTATTTTGATTAACATCTCAGGTTCTGAGTTTGGAGGCAGTTTTAACAGTCTGCTCTGgacagttttcttctgcattttttccatggTTGACCGTAGTCCAGTGATTCTCGCTTTTGTTTCGAGTCACTTCCAAGTCCTGTTTCTCCACAGTAAGTGAACGTTACAATCCCTGGCTACCATGCACAGCACAGTCATGTGAACTGGCAAGTCCAGAAATAAACCAGACTCAACAAAACCAACAGACCTTCATAACCCAACAGACTCGCAGGAGCCCTTTTCAGAGTGCCCATGGGGCGCAGAGTCTGGGGTCAGTAAAGTTGCACAGTACTGCCCAGCCTAAATTCTTGCTTCACACATGCCCACGATTCCTGAGCTGACCAAGGcatgttgtggtttaaaaaaaagaggtcttCTAGTTATCCATCAGTTTAAAGACCCCCAGTGTAGCATCCAAGGCAAGTCTCAGGCTTGGGATAGTTCATTGTCATAAAATagaagcttttttcccctcaaatttGACTTGCCAGTTTCTGTCTAAGGTGGTGTAATGTGATAGTTGTGATTATCAGTGTGGTTGTGTAAAAAGTAGCAGCTTGCTACGATGGTGAGCAGCTGAAAACTAAACTTTGGTCCCCTTTAGAAGTCCTGACTGAGTTTTTCTCCTGTGTCTGAGTCTAGCTGTTAATTATAATCAGGGACcgggggagagagagagagagcaggagacttaaaaaaaaccaaccaaccaaccaaaaacaattAAACACAAGAATATTTTTGGTCTGTGAGTGGTGATGAGGGATGAGACTGAGGAGAGATGAATATCTGCCCAGCTCAAGGTTGGTTCCCTGATCCTTGTGCACGAAATACTACATTTTAATAGTAACGGGAAGGctgcttgcagaaaaaaaaaattgagagcTGATCCCTAAATGTTTCCTGCATTCCTGTTACTATGGAAAACGAGGAAATCCTGATGCTGAGAGCATCTCAGAGAGCAGTGATCTCTCCCCAGTGTCTCCCCGTGCACCTTGTGGTCTGAGCAGAAAGCAGCCGTGACCACAGTTAGCCCGGGTTTGTTCAGGTACAAATGCGATGTTCTCCTGGTGTCGCTTTCCCTTTGCCCCAACACAGCTGGGATGCCACAGAGACAACACGAGGTCCTCACTCTGCAATTAAATCCATGGGTCCTCATCCTGCGGCCAAACCCACATGGGCAGGCTGCTGTGCCTCCTTTGCACCGCGTGCAGGCGTCCGCCTCCGCACAGCCACAGCAGGATAGGAGCCGGGGGACGTCGCTGTTCTGCCATGCACATCCCTGACGCTTGGCCATGGATTGTTTAGACAAATATTGcagatttgtttgctttgaacaatgatatatatttaatgtttctaGCTACTGGATCCTTTATCAATGTACTGTTCTAAATTGCAGGTCTTCTGGAGTCAGAATATCACAAGTTCCTGTAGAGGAGCTGTTTTTAAGGTGTTGAGGCAGTTGATAGAATCTCAGCCTAAGCATGTTTAGCAATGTTTAGACAGCAAGACAACTTTTTTATGAAACTCATTTTAAGTTAGTTTATTACATGCTGttagtaatattttaaagcaggaaaaatatttttctttaaagaccaAATGATGTATGTTTTTTAACGGATAGCATAATTtagtgttttcaaaaatgtttaatgttcTCGGTATGGAGTTTACTCattcttttgatttctgtgttCCTTGTTATattttatcaacattttttccaaaagaaaagaggcatatgtaaataaacaacagaaaagagtCCTATAGGAAATTCACTTCAAACTGACCATAAAATTATTAGTAAATATTTGTCACTGTTCATTAAATCTCAGCTACTATTCAAGcctttgttgaaaaaaaaatttgatgttgtattttcaagataaaaaCAACTTAGCTAGTTTTGTCATAATCCTGTACTCTgtataaaaatctttttataaagaaagtCTAATAGGCTAACAAGCAATAATATATTCCATTTGGTGTGCACAGATTGTGACTTGCAGGCTGTAGTACATATTGTTGATACAGTTTATAATTGTCTTCAATCTTAATTCCATCACTTTTGAAAAAGATCCATATTAACTTTGATTGTAAAAAGGAAGATTGGGCTGTTGCCATGTAAGAAATATCCATCACGTAGATTTCGCTGTGAGTTTGTGTGCCCATCGACGTGAAATCTCTCCTAGGTGAAGAACGAAGCAGCTGTAGGTGACTTCGTACTACAGAGTTAAAAAATCCTTTCGATATGAACTCGATGACTGTTTCAAGCACCCTGTTTTTCTTAGGCTGTTTAGTATTTGTAACTCAATGCGGATGGTTCCCACTGCCACTGTAGCCCTGATTAAGCAAAAAAACCCTTTGCACTCTGGGGCCACACAGCTCTGCCCAGTAGCTGCCTGTTTTCCTCGAGATGGCAGGGGCAAGCTAACGGGagtttttttcagagcagcagatTGAGCTGCTCTTCTTTAAAGGCTTCGTGGGTTGTTTTGTCCATTTCATAGATGGTATTTGTCCATTTTGTTAGAAAATTCCACCCAAGGCAGAGAAAGGTTGCACCTTCGCAGAGGCTCGGGGGGCGGGACGGCCATGTGAGATGGGAGCAGGCTGTTCTGTGCCAGTCTTCAGATAACGCTGGGCTCGTCTACAGATCTTTCCAAAGTGGCAGGATCAGGATATTGGATTTTAAGGCAGCTCTATCATTGATGAAgtgcataaaataaaagagcttcAAACCAGCATCCCAGTCCATTGCCTGTGGGTTCCTCGCAAATCCCCGCCTCGTGCTCAAGGCGGCCAGCCACGCAGACAGCGGTCACCAGCCCAGTGATGCTGGAAGCCCAGAGGAGTGATGGAATAATTCCCAGTCATTTGTGAAGTGCTTGGAGAACAAAAAGAGGCGTGTAAATGCAAAGTGCCAGCAGTAGCCCAGGAAAACAAGCAGACTTAAAGCACCTTTAGTAATGCAGAGGGATGCACGGAGACCTGGGGCAAGCACCTGAAGCCAAATTGCAGCTCCCCAATTTGAGCCAAACATTTAGAAATGAGGTCGATCTTTGAAATCCTTTCCACGTGCACCGCATGCCCAAAGCGTGTTCTAGTGATGTCCCTACGTGTGTGCAGCCAAAactgcccctgcctgcaggaCGCTTGTGACCCCTGCATGGCAGAGACCCCGAGCTGCGCTATGCCCTGCTGCGCCCCGCCTGGCTCTGGGGGCTTCCTGGCTGCCAAATGCATCCCAGCACCAGTCAGTCAATGTGGTAGGTCCCCTGGGAATTTGTCAGCGGTTTGGTATTCTCTAAATGTGGCTAACAAGTCTTAACCTCGTGCTGCCAGACTCCTCTCAGTGACCCCGAGTCCATGCCGAGCCCCCGCTGCTCACCACGCGGCAGCATCAGGCTCTGCCAGGCGCCTCCAGCGGTGCCAGCacccctctgccctcccttcccttcgGTAGCTGCTCCCATCCTCGGTGGGGCAGAGGAACAGGGGACAGTTCCTTGTGTAGCATTTGGTCCTTTGCACTTTAGCAGCTGAAACTGAGACGGAGCCAGCACCAGCCCTTTACAGAGCACCAGCAAACAGAGGCTGAGACCGAACGCTTTTCCGTTCATAACTTTCCAGAAGCTAAAACGCAACCAAAGCGATGTTGTTAAACCCCGCTCTGCTGGGCCAGTGTAAAGGCAGCCTTTTCATTTATGCAGCACGCTGGGCACCTCGCTTGGGCTTGAGACCCCTGGCTCGGGAAGGAGAGGGCTTTGCCTTGCAGGAAGGACACAGCCCAGGGGCAGCAGCGAGCTCTGCTTGCTGAGCAGGGACGTGGGCAGAAGAGGGAGGAATCGAGGCACACCTGCTGCTGAAGCCCACGTGCTTTTCGAGTGGCTTGTTTTTAAGTTACCCGGGCACCACAAGCTCAGGTAGCTGCCCCCTGAGGGCTCCAGGTCCCCCTAAACACAGCCCGGGTCTTTTAAATCTTGCAGCAGGTTTTTTCTAGGGCTGTGGTTCCTTACCCAGCGCTGCTCTCTGGTCTCTGCTTTGTGATTCCATCCCCTGGACCTCGAGCTGCTTTGGGCTTTCTTTGGAGCCAGGAAGAGCGAATCCACGGTGCGTTCCCTCAGCCTCACCGTGCTGGGCTTGCCTCCCCGCTTCAGGTGGGAAGGACGTGCCGGGGGCGCAGCACCTCCCCCCGAGACCCCTGACACAGCACTGCCATGGCCTGCCACCCGCCTGGGATCCGGGTGTCCCGGCTGCGTTTCAGACCGGGGGGGGTCCTTCCGTGCCGTGCTTGGTTGAAGCTGGGGGTCAAACACGTGCCACGCCGTGCAGGCGGCCAGGAGAaagcagggacaggcaggagcctccctctgctttgtgctgcccccgctgccccctaCTTGGCTCCCCTCAACCCGAGGCCTTACTGCAGCCCGCGGGGACGAGGCTGCCCGCAGCCGAGCCGTCCGTCCCACGGGGAGCCCGGGgcgctgctgcagagctggcctctgctcggggccggggctgctTCCACAGGGCCCAACCTTTGTGCTTCGTTAACTGCTCCACAAACCCATCGCTTACAGGGCGCTGAGCGGTTGCTGCCTCTTCCTTTCGCCTTTCTGTAGGAGCAGGGGCGGCTGATCCGCTCTCTGGGGGCTCTGTAACCCACTCCAAAAACTTTTGGAGGTTTTTTAACGCTGTCTGCTGAGATCTGGTCTTATGGGGCTGGAGGAACACAGGCGATGGAGCCAGGCAGCCTGCTTGCCCCACGTCTCCCGTGCCTGGTGGCTTGCGAGGTGCGTGGGCTGCCTTGGGTGGAAGCGTTGGGCGCAGTCCCCGAAGCGCGGCGTGCCACGCCTGTGGCCGGAGAGGGTTCTGCTGTACTTTTTCCCTGTCTGTAGGTTTTATTCAGACAATATGTAACGATCGAGTGATTTACAATTCAGTGTTAAGCTAATGAAAACGTTGATAATGGTGacaataaaaaccttttttttttttttttctacggTGTGTTGGAGGTGTTTCATGGAGTGTCTCTGcattctgctgctgccaggattATCTTTAACCCCAAACGTCAGCTTTGTGAGGGATGTCGGTTCAGGGGAGCCTGGGGACCCCTGGGGAAGTGCAGGTGCCGCTGGGTCCAGGGGGGCCCGAGCTGTGAGCCTGTGGGAGGGGAGGGCCTGGGGGCACTGCTTGGACGCATGGGGCCCCCCAGGGAACCGACACAAACACGTTTCCCATGGGAACTGTGAAGCATTGCAGAGTCCCAGTTTCCTGAGAATTTCCTAAAGGTTTTCTCATGCCTTCAAATCCCTCTGCAGGTCAGCAGGGGCAGGACTTAGGGGCAGGACAGCTCGCACccaccctcctgctgcagccacggGGCCCTGCTTGCCCTGAGGGCAatgagggaggaggaggaggaggaggaggattcCTCCAGCCTGGCGCAGGGGGATTTGAATGGCATCTCCCACCCTCAGACCATCTCTAGCTTCCAAAAGCAGGATGGGCTCAGGCAGTCACTAAGCAACCGGTGaccttcccagcacagcctggcagcTCAGGCTGCGTGAAGGCAGCGATAAGAGCGAGCAGGAGCCCTGCTTTCTGCGCTCTCAGCTCGTCACCAACTCCATCCTCGGCACGAGACGAGCTCCATGGTGCAACCATCATGCTGCAAGCCCCAGCGCCCCGACGGCCTTTCCCTTTGCACCATCCTGCAGTGGGTTCTGCAGCTCACGGGCACGGAGCCGTTGAGCACACAGGTCTGCCCTGATCCCCGGGGAGAGGGAGAGCCTGGCTCAGCCTCTGCGTTGTTTGCTCTCCCacttccagctccagcagggctggctgtcaCCGGGTGTTTcactgccctgctctcctgccagctgcttgGGCAGGCAGCGCTCCTGCCCGTCTTGGTGTTGCCTGCTTGGATCTCCTGATGCAGAGCTCAAACCTGAACTGTTCAGAGCCGGGAACAAGAACGTCCCAGATGTCACCAGCCTGCGCAGCTTTGGGGCGATCGCTGGGGAGCCTGAGCACTAGAAAAGGTTGGAAATGTGAAGGTCACCAGCTGGGGGGGGTGGAGGAGCCCGGGGTGTTCCTGTGCAGGGACAAAGCCACCACCCCACAGTGGGCGAGGAGCCCCAGCCTGGGACAGCCacacagcccccagctcccttgGGTGTCCAAATCCCCCGCACACATCCACAGGGATGTCCCTGCACACAAACATGTCCGTGGTGGGGTGCAGGGAGCCAGGCAGTGGGCTCGGACACACCTGGTCCTGCTCATGACAAATATCCGACCACCACAACCTGGATTCACCTTTTATTAAACTTCCCAGAAcaaaaggaggagagagcaaAGCCTGCCCCAGAGCTTTCCCAACGCTGGTGCCCTGCACGCCTTCCCCACCAGCAGAAAAACGGAGAGGAAAATCGCGTCGGAGGGGGTTTTAGGTAGAATAAGAGTGAAAATGTCTCTattgggggggaaaaagtgaaATGGAGCTGGTCCCACTGCCAGAGCCcagtcctgctcctgcagatGAGGCAGGGTGGGCACAGGGCATGCAGGTaccagctgggagcagcctccCAATTAGGGATTTTTGCTAATGATCTAATTAGGGCCAAACCCTTTGCAGGTGGTCTGGGGAGGTGCTCCCTGGGACTAAGCCCTTAGCACAGCCCAGGCTCATTGCAGGGGGCCGTGGTTTGGCTGCAGTCCCTCCTGCCCAAGCTGTCCCCACAAGCAGGATGCTGccccccagcagagcccagaggaCCCCTGGCAGCAGGTGGGCAAGCAGGAGAGCGCGTGGGGCTCAGCTTGAGGGTCTCTGGCCACCCGGAGCCAGCTGTCACCATGTGTCGAGCTGGAGGGAGGGCTGCAGCCCACCCCATATCACTGTCCTGGCCACGAGCCCACTGCGTGGCACCGCCTCGCCTgtgcccggggctgggagcagcttgCAGGagacccccagccctgcagggctcACCCACACGGGCTTCGTCCACGCGCTCACAGCAAGCCTAACGCAGCCTGTATTGCTGGGCAGggttggggaggaggaggaagaaggcagcaaTAACTTAATTTTGGGAGCAGGGAGGCGGGAAAGCAAACCTACAGCCTGCTGGTTTAACATCACGGGGCCTCTTGCCAGACCCAAACGCTTGAGCCTACTTGGGagggaagagcaaagaaaacaggGTGTGTGATCCCCTGCCCGCTCCCCTGCCAGAGGAAGGATCGTTTATCTCCTGGGCCTCAGGCTGCCAGCTgcgaggggagaggagaaacgAGGGCGCTAGCTGGGACCTGATGCCTCAGTTAATCGTTTGCCAAAGCAGGGCCCAAGCCCGCTCCTAGATGGATTTCCTCCGCGGCCGCGGGCGCTGCCGGCACCGGGGGCTGCCAGATGACAACGTGCTCGCCGGGGAGGAGCCGGTCTGGCCCCGCGTGCTCAGGGACACCTCGTCGATTTTGTAGGAGATGGAGTTGTAGTACACGGGGTTGGTGTGGCAGCTCAGGGTCTCGGGGTGGGAGGGCACGGGGCTGCCGCATAGCGGGGCTCGGTAGCACAGGCaggtgcagaaggagggcacCTTGGCCGAGGAGTTGGCcgagcgccgccgccgcctctcTGCGTCCTCCTGGACCAGCGGGATCAGGTTCAGCTGGCTCGTCCGCTCCTCCACCGGGAGAAAAATGGCCTTGCTGCCCCGGCCGGCCTCGCTGGGCGGTGGGTGGAGGTTGTTGCGGGCCCTGCGCAGCGAGGCCCTCTCCTCGGCGTCCCGCCGCTCGTCCTCCGAGTTCATGGTGAGGAAGCGCAGCACCACCAGGTTGAGGAAGGCGCCGATGACCGTCAGGCCCACCAGGATGTACATGAAGCTGAAAGCCACGTACGGGGGCTTCTTTTGCAGCGCCTCGTTCTTCTGCAGGGCGACGAAGTCTCCGAAGCCGATGGTGGTCAAGGTTATGAAGCAGTAATAGTAGGCATGGAAGAAAGTCCAGCCCTCGAAGTAAGAGAAGGCCGCCGCCCCGATGCACAGCGTGCCCATGCAGGACAGAAAGCCGACCAGGACCATGTTTTCCATGGAGACGTTGGTTGTCCTCATGCCCAGACACTTCTTCACCTTCTTGAGCAGAAGCCGCACGAGGGTGTTCATGCGCTCGCCCAGGCTCTGGAACATGACGAGGGTCAGGGGGATGCCCAGGATCGCGTAGAACATGCAGAAAACTTTGCCGGCATCCGTGCCCGGGGCAGCGTGCCCGTAGCCTGcggagggaaggggacaggcAGGCGTCAGGCCCTGGCAGGGGCTCCTCTGGGACCACCAACCACCTCTGCTGAGGGAGcatggggagaagggggggaaacagaaaaagaatcgcaaagagctctgcagggcaACTTCAGATTTACTCCAGCATCACTAGGAACATGCTAGGACCTGAAGTGCTGCGGGACCTCTGGGAGGGCAGCACCAAAGCCTTTACACCAcggcagccctgccccagggaTGAGGGGGGAGCCTCCCCACCCTCCTCAAACACCCCCCCGGGATTTAATTTCCCCACCGCTGTGGGGAAATTTCCCAAGTTTGAGCGCTGTGACTCGAGGACATGCACGGTTACGCCGTGAGCCGTAGTGAGCTATTCGCCACGATCCCCCTGGCTTCCGCTGATCCTGCGTCCGCCTCGCTTCATTCTACCAGCCGAACCAAACCCCGCGGCCCCTGACCTAAAGGGATGAGTGAGCAACGCGCTGCGAGGAGCCCGGCAGCGCCGCGCTGCGTGGGGGATCGGAGGAGGCGTCCAAAGCTTGCTGCTGGGTTTCCATGAGAAACCACCAGGGCTGGAGACGCCTCTCTGAAggtgcctgcagagcagcaccagcgAGCAGCTCGCAAAGAGGGATCcttcctgcactgctgcctgGCCTTTGGCAAACAGCtatttgtgtggttttttttgtttgtttttttcctccaggtaCCCAAAGGACTTTTTGCTGgaagaaatggggagaaaatgcgctctttttacttttgttcAAGGCTGTCACTTGGCTTCACCTCCGTCTCCGCTGCCAGCAGATTTCCAGGACTTTTAGGGAAAGCTTTTTAGGGAAAGCGTTAGCACACAGTGATGGGAAGAGCAGAGGATGACAAACGCATTGTCCCAGGCTCTGGGCACGCCTCCCACTCCAGGAAACTCCTGCAATTGGTagggctgggagctgaggaCAGCGTTACCCTCGGCCACGCTGTGCTCTGAGCCGCAAATGCAGGGCGGCAGGGAGCGATCGGTCTCTAATTGCTGGGTCTGTGTACAAACCCATGCAATCACAAATGATCAACTTCATTCCTGCATGGCACATCTCTCAGAATACAGAGCAGAAATGTGACTGcagtggcaaaagaaaaaaaaagaagcagtcAGATCCCAGCCTAATAACTGAGTGCAATTATCAAGTCCTAGGCTACAAGGTAATACAATGAGAGCAATGAGGAGGTAAAGACAATGATCCAGAAGAGCAGTAAGTGGAAAAACAGCTGTTGTGCCCTGAGAGGCTCCTGAAAGAGCATATGACTGATGCTTTCAAAATGACAAAAGGAATTAGAAAGAGTAAACACAGCTATGTTGATGCTAAAGCTGAGATTCAGAGCGCAGCCCGATGGAGAGGGAGCTGACATGCcagccttttaaaatatggcACCTGGGCTGAAATTATTTATTGCACGGGGTGTGTAACATGCTTCCCAATTGTTTGTCACAGGCGACAGAGG
This genomic window from Cygnus olor isolate bCygOlo1 chromosome 16, bCygOlo1.pri.v2, whole genome shotgun sequence contains:
- the KCNK15 gene encoding potassium channel subfamily K member 15 — its product is MKRQNLRTAALILCIFSYLLVGAAVFDALESEAESGRKRLLEQKRGELRRKYRFSADDYRELERLVLQAEPHRAGRQWKFAGSFYFAITVITTIGYGHAAPGTDAGKVFCMFYAILGIPLTLVMFQSLGERMNTLVRLLLKKVKKCLGMRTTNVSMENMVLVGFLSCMGTLCIGAAAFSYFEGWTFFHAYYYCFITLTTIGFGDFVALQKNEALQKKPPYVAFSFMYILVGLTVIGAFLNLVVLRFLTMNSEDERRDAEERASLRRARNNLHPPPSEAGRGSKAIFLPVEERTSQLNLIPLVQEDAERRRRRSANSSAKVPSFCTCLCYRAPLCGSPVPSHPETLSCHTNPVYYNSISYKIDEVSLSTRGQTGSSPASTLSSGSPRCRQRPRPRRKSI